One region of Juglans microcarpa x Juglans regia isolate MS1-56 chromosome 7S, Jm3101_v1.0, whole genome shotgun sequence genomic DNA includes:
- the LOC121240450 gene encoding CBS domain-containing protein CBSX3, mitochondrial-like: MQGALQSFSSCGNIVKNTVLKHFRLMNPLMQPVVFSRFQSITPARMEEHGFESTTIADVLKAKGKSADGSWLWCTMDDTVYNAVESMTQHNVGALVVVKPGEQKSIAGIITERDYLRKIIVQGRSSKSTKVGDIMTEENKLITVTPDTKVLRAMQLMTDNRIRHIPVIDKNGMMGMVSIGDVVRAVVSEHREELDRLNAYIQGGY, translated from the exons ATGCAAGGAGCTCttcaatcattttcatcttgTGGAAACATTGTAAAAAATACAGTTCTGAAACACTTCCGTCTCATGAATCCACTGATGCAACCTGTTGTGTTCTCACGCTTTCAGTCGATAACTCCTGCTCGAATGGAAGAGCATGGTTTTGAGAGCACTACGATTGCAGATGTCTTGAAAGCGAAAGGTAAAAGTGCTGATGGCTCTTGGCTTTGGTGCACTATGGATGACACTGTTTACAATGCTGTTGAGTCG ATGACACAGCACAATGTTGGAGCCTTGGTGGTAGTGAAACCTGGAGAGCAGAAATCAATTGCAGGAATCATTACAGAGAGAG ATTATTTAAGGAAAATTATAGTGCAGGGAAGATCATCCAAATCAACCAAGGTTGGGGATATTATGACTGAAGAG AACAAGCTTATCACAGTAACACCTGATACAAAAGTTCTGCGCGCAATGCAACTGATGACAG ATAACCGAATCAGGCACATTCCAGTCATAGATAAAAATGGGATGATGGGCATGGTGTCCATTGGAGATGTGGTCCGTGCTGTGGTGAGTGAGCATCGGGAGGAGCTAGACCGCTTGAATGCTTATATACAAGGAGGATACTAG
- the LOC121240437 gene encoding calcium uniporter protein 6, mitochondrial-like, with protein sequence MWRRWWSGGAVKQSVSVIFGQFNGRKIEPPNPSQILGLRAIVPASSLWLRTSSTSPPPSSPLCADSNTGGSSVISFEEAKKVMRLVNVEELKRKLGTEGKEVISYSELLDACKSMGVARSLEEAAAFARVLDEAGVILLFRHKVYLHPDKVVDLVRRAVPLALTSEDDPMRDELKRLQEKKEEIDVLAHKQVRRILWTGLGIAVVQVGLFFRLTFWEYSWDVMEPIAFFTTTTGIVIGYAYFLFTSRDPTYQDLMKRLFLARQRKLIKKRDFNCQRYKELENKCKTSLHATASIKNRVGLELELEDALHRD encoded by the exons atgtGGAGGCGATGGTGGAGTGGCGGAGCAGTGAAGCAGAGCGTGTCGGTGATTTTCGGCCAATTCAATGGGAGGAAGATCGAGCCTCCAAATCCTTCTCAAATTCTGGGATTGAGGGCTATTGTTCCTGCGTCATCTTTATGGTTGAGGACCTCATCGACGTCGCCGCCGCCGTCGTCGCCGTTGTGTGCTGATTCAAACACTGGGGGTAGTAGTGTCATATCGTTCGAGGAGGCGAAGAAGGTAATGAGACTGGTGAATGTGGAGGAGCTGAAGAGGAAATTGGGTACGGAAGGGAAGGAGGTTATCAGCTATTCGGAGCTTCTGGACGCCTGCAAAAGCATGGGTGTCGCCAGATCCCTCGAGGAGGCCGCTGCTTTCGCCCGAGTCCTCGACGAGGCAGGTGTTATCCTTCTCTTCCGCCACAAGGTCTACCTTCATCCCGATAAA GTGGTGGATCTGGTTAGAAGAGCAGTGCCCCTTGCTCTGACTTCCGAAGATGATCCCATGAGGGATGAGTTAAAGAGGCTtcaggagaagaaagaagaaatcgaTGTGCTGGCACATAAGCAGGTCAGGCGCATCCTCTGGACTGGGTTGGGGATTGCTGTGGTACAAGTCGGACTCTTTTTCCGGCTTACATTCTGGGAATACTCATGGGATGTAATGGAACCAATTGCATTTTTTACAACAACCACTGGTATAGTCATAGGTTATGCCTACTTCCTGTTCACTTCAAGAGACCCCACGTACCAAGACCTGATGAAGAGGCTCTTTCTCGCAAGGCAGAGAAAGCTAATTAAGAAGCGTGATTTTAATTGTCAAAGATACAAGGAGTTAGAAAATAAGTGCAAAACATCTCTTCATGCCACTGCCTCTATTAAAAATCGGGTGGGACTGGAACTGGAACTGGAGGATGCCTTACACAGGGACTAA